The sequence GTCCTCCCGCAGCACGTAACCCACACCCCGCACCGTGTGGATCAGCTGCGGGGCGCCGGGCTCGTCCAGCTTGCGGCGCAGATAGCCGACGTAGACGGCGAGGTTCTTGGAGCCGGGGCCGAAGTCGTAGCCCCAGATGCGGTCGTAGATCGTGGAGTGGTCGAGGACGATCCCGGCGTTGCGCACCAGCAGTTCGAGCAGCTCGAACTCGGTACGGGTCAGCTCCAGCTCCCGCTTTCCGCGCCAGGCCCGGCGGGCCTGGAGGTCCATGCGGATGCCGGCGGCCTCGACCTGCCGGTCGGAGAGCTGGGGCTCGCCCCGGCCGCCGCCGTCGCCGCCGGCCGGGCCCGCGGGGACCGGGCTGGTGCGGCGCAGCAGGGCGCGCAGCCGGGCGAAGACCTCCTCGACGTCGAAGGGCTTGACCACGTAGTCGTCGGCGCCGGCGTCCAGGCCCGCGATCCGGTCGGCGGTCTCCACCAGGGCGGTGAGCATGAGGATCGGGGTGCGGTCGCCCTCGGCGCGCAGCACGCGGCAGACCTGGAGGCCGTCGATGCCCGGCATCATCACGTCGAGCAGGAGGACGTCCGGCGGCGTGCGGTGGGCCTGTGCGAGCGCCTCGACGCCGTCGGCCACCGCCGTCACCTCGTACCCTTCCAGGGTCAGGGCACGTTCGAGAGCGTGGCGGATGGCGCGGTCGTCTTCGGCGAGGAGCACAGTCTGGGGCACACGCCCAGTCTGCCAAGGCCGCCGGCGGTTCGGCGGGGGAGGCCGGGGCTACGATCACCCTTTTTACCGCGCTCTCACCGTCACACGGGCAACCGCCTCGGGTCGCCTACCGTCTTCTCACCGAATTGGGCAGATGAGCGATTCGGTCACCCGTTCGCCGTCGGGTGCGGTGCGGCGGAGCCGCACAAGCTCTCGCCCCGCGCCCCTTCAGGGCACTTGCAGCGCGGCCAGCCGTTCGGCGAAGGGCACCACCCGCGTCTCCTCCCGTCGCTCCGCCGTCGGCATCAGCGCGGCCAGCTCCCGTGCCGCACGGTCGATCCGGTCCGGCAGGCCCTGTGCGCCCCGGTCCTCCGAGGCGGCGTGGACGCCGGTCGGGACGACGACGGCCCGCAGGTGGGAGAAGAGGGGGCGCAGGGCGTGGTCGAGGAGCAGGGAGTGCCGGGCCGTGCCCCCGGTCGCGGCGATCAGCACCGGCTTGCCGGTCAGCGCGTCCTTGTCGAGGACGTCGAAGAAAGACTTGAACAGCCCGCTGTACGACGCGCTGAACACCGGCGTGACGACGATCAGCCCGTCGGCGCCCGTCACCGCGTCCTGCGCGGCGGCGAGCGCCTTGCCCGGGAAGCCGCTGGTGAGGTGGTGCGCGATCTCGACGGCGAGGTCCCGCAGCTCGATCACCTCGGTGTCCACGGGCGTCCGCTCCGCCACGGCGGCGGCGAGCCGGTCGGCCAGCAGCCGGGTGGACGAGGGGACACCAGTCCCGCCGCTACGACGACGAGCCTCATACGGCACTCTCCTGCTTCTCCTGCTTCTCGTTCTCTTCCTTCGCCGCCGTCCCGGCCTTCGTGGCCTTCGTGGCCCGCGCGGCTTTCGCGGCCAGCAGCGAGCCGTGCGTCGGCGCGTCCGGCACCTCCGCCGGGCGGCCCTTCGCGAACTCCTCGCGCAGCACCGGCACGACCTCCTCGCCCAGCAGGTCCAGCTGCTCCAGGACGGTCTTCAGCGGCAGCCCGGCGTGGTCCATCAGGAACAGCTGGCGCTGGTAGTCGCCGACGGTCTCGCGGAACGCCAGGGTCCGCTCGACGACCTGCTGCGGGGAGCCCACGGTCAGCGGGGTCTGCTCGGTGAAGTCCTCCAGCGAGGGGCCGTGGCCGTACACCGGGGCGTTGTCGAAGTACGGCCGGAACTCGCGCACCGCGTCCTGCGAGTTTTGGCGCATGAACGCCTGGCCGCCGAGACCGACGATCGCCTGCTCGGGGGCACCGTGCCCGTAGTGGGCGTAGCGCGAGCGGTACAGGTCGACCATCCGCCCGGTGTGCTCGGCCGGCCAGAAGATGTTGTTGTGGAAGAAGCCGTCGCCGTAGTACGCGGCCTGCTCGGCGATCTCCGGGGAGCGGATGGAGCCGTGCCAGACGAACGGCGCGACGCCGTCCAGGGGCCGCGGGGTGGCGGTGAAGCCCTGGAGCGGAGTACGGAACCGGCCCTCCCAGTCGACGACGTCCTCGCGCCACAGGCGGCGCAGCAGGGCGTAGTTCTCGACGGCGAGGTCGATGCCGCGGCGGATGTCCTTGCCGAACCAGGGGTAGACCGGGCCGGTGTTGCCGCGGCCCAGCATCAGGTCGGTGCGGCCGTCGGCGAGGTGCTGGAGCATCGCGAAGTCCTCGGCGATCTTCACCGGGTCGTTGGTGGTGATCAGCGTGGTGGACGTGGAGAGGATCAGGTTCTCGGTGCGCGCGGCCAGGTAGCCGAGCATCGTGGTCGGGGACGACGGCACGAACGGCGGGTTGTGGTGCTCGCCGGTCGCGAAGACGTCCAGGCCGACCTCCTCCGCCTTCAGCGCGATGGCGACCATGGCCTTGATCCGCTCGCGCTCGGTCGGCGTCCGCCCCGTGGTGGGGTCCGTCGTCACATCACCGACCGTGAAGATCCCGAACTGCATGGCCGCCCACCCTCCATTTGATTGATTATTCAACTACATCCCGCCCAACGGTCCCCCTCACCGGGATATTCCGGGGTGCCGCCATGCCAAGCTGCCCCCATGCCGATCCTCCGTTCCGCCGCCCTCTTCGTCGTCGCCGCGATCTTCGAGATCGGCGGGGCCTGGCTGGTCTGGCAGGGGGTGCGGGAGCACCGGGGGTGGCTGTGGGCGGCCGGTGGGGTGGTCGCGCTCGGGGCGTACGGGTTCGTCGCGACCTTCCAGCCGGACGCGCACTTCGGGCGCATCCTCGCGGCGTACGGCGGGATCTTCGTCGCCGGGTCGATCCTGTGGGGCGTGGTCGCGGACGGTTACCGGCCGGACCGCTGGGACATCGCCGGGGCGCTCGTCTGCCTCGGCGGAATGGCGCTGATCATGTGGGCCCCGAGGAACGGCGGCTGAGCCTCGCCTACATTGGACGGAGCCGTCCGACACACCCGAGGAGCAGCCCATGGCCACGTCCGCCCCGTCCGCCGCCTCCCGCATCGCCGTCGTCACCGGTGCGAGCAGCGGCATCGGCGCCTCGACGGCCCGGCAGCTCGCCGCCGCCGGCTACCGCGTGGTGCTCACCGCCCGCCGCAAGGACCGTATCGAGGCCCTGGCGGAGGAGATCAACGCGGCCGGCCACGCGGCGACGGCGTACCCGCTGGACGTGACGGACCGCGCGGCCGTGGACGAGTTCGCGACGGCCTTCCAGACCATCGGCGTCCTGGTGAACAACGCGGGCGGCGCGCTCGGCGCCGACCCGGTGGCCACCGGCGACCCGGCCGACTGGCGCACGATGTACGAGACGAACGTCATCGGCACCCTGAACCTCACCCAGGCCCTGCTGCCCAAGCTGGAGGCGAGCGGCGACGGCGTCGTGGTCGTCGTCTCCTCCACCGCCGGACACGCGACGTACGAGGGCGGCGCGGGCTACGTCGCCGCCAAGCACGGCGCCCATGTGCTCGCCGAGACCCTGCGCCTGGAGATCGTCGGCAGCCCGGTGCGCGTCGTGGAGATCGCGCCCGGCATGGTCAGGACCGAGGAGTTCGCGCTGACCCGCTTCGGCGGCGACACGGAGAAGGCCGCGAAGGTCTACGCGGGCGTGGCCGAGCCGCTGACCGCGGACGACGTGGCGGAGACGATCACCTGGGCGGTGACCCGGCCCAGCCACGTCAACATCGACCTGCTGGTCGTCCGCCCGCGCGCCCAGGCGTCCAATGCGAAGGTCCACCGGGAGCTGTGATGACCGAGGAGACCGGCGGCACACCCGTGCCGCTCACCCCCGAGGAGTTCGACAAGCGCCGCCTCGCCCAGGAGAAGCGGGACGAGCGCAAGGTCTGGTACTTCCTCGCCTACTTCCTCTTCGGCATCCACCTCGTGGCATTCGTCATGATCTACGCCGTACGGCACGGCAAGTAGCGGCATCGCGTCAGCGGGCCACCCGGCACGTCGGGTCGTCCACGATCACCGCGTGGGCCGGGATGATCTCGGTGTCGTCGTCGTCCTTCTGCCGCACGGACCTGGTGGTGGCGTAGGCCCGCCTGCCCGCGCCGACGCACTTGGTGGCGAGATTCCCGAACCCGTCGGGGAAGTTGTACACCTCGGCGGGCGAGTCCTCCCCGGCGCGGCCCGCCACCGGGGCGTCCGCCTTGCCGCGCTCCTCGTAGTGCTGCCGGGAGCAGCCGCTGAGCAGCAGCGCCGCGCAGACCCCCGCGACGGCGAGGGACGCGCTCAGCCGGCGCACGCCTTGTCCTCCACGATCTGCACGTTCGACGGCGCGCCGGCGTTGGTCGTCACATACGCGCGAAACCCGTGCCCCACGCATTTGGTGGCCAGGTTCCCGAAGCCGTCGGGCATGTTGTAGACCTCGGCGGGCGTGTTGTCCCCCGCCTTGCCCTGTACGGGCGCGTCGCCCTTGCCGCGCTCGTCGTCGTACTTCTGCGAGCAGCCCGCGAGCAGGCCCGCCACGATCACCACCAGACCCGCGGCCCGGATCGCCCCGCTTCTGCGCCCTCGGTTCATCGGCCGTCCCTCCCCGGAGAGTTCCCCACGCGGTCGCCGCACGCTCGGCACCCGCACCCTGAGGACAGCGGCGGGGGCCGGTACGGTTCCGGGCCCCGCCGGACGGCCGCGGGCCTCAGCCCTTCACGCAGACGACCTGCTTGAGCTTCGCGACGACCTCCACCAGGTCCCGCTGCTGGTCGATGACCTGGTCGATGGACTTGTAGGCGCCCGGGATCTCGTCCACGACACCGGAGTCCTTGCGGCACTCCACGCCCCGTGTCTGCTCCTCCAGGTCCCTGGCGGTGTAGCGCCGCTTGGCCGCGTTGCGGCTCATACGGCGGCCCGCGCCGTGCGAGGCGGAGTTGAATGAGCTGTCGTTGCCCAGGCCCTTGACGATGTACGAGCCCGTGCCCATGGAGCCCGGGATGATGCCGAGGTCACCGGAACCGGCCCGGATCGCGCCCTTGCGGGTGACCAGCAGGTCCATCCCGTCGTACCGCTCCTGGGCCACGTAGTTGTGGTGGCAGGAGATCTCCGGCTCGAACATCGGCCTGGCCTTCTTGAACTCCTTGCGGATCACGTCCTTCAGGAGCGCCATCATCAGGGTGCGGTTGTACCTGGCGTACTCCTGCGCCCAGAACAGGTCGTTGCGGTACGCCGCCATCTGCGGGGTGTCCGCGACGAACACGGCGAGGTCGCGGTCGACCAGGCCCTGGTTGTGCGGGAGCTTCTGGGCCACGCCGATGTGGTGCTCGGCCAGCTCCTTGCCGATGTTGCGGGAGCCGGAGTGCAGCATCAGCCAGACCGCGCCGGTGGTGTCGGTGCAGACTTCCACGAAGTGGTTGCCGCTGCCGAGCGTGCCCATCTGCCGGGTGGCCCGCCCCTGGCGGAAGCGAACCGCCTCGGCGACCCCGTCGAACCGCCCCCAGAACTCGTCCCAGCCGCTGGTCGCCAGGCCGTGGAAGCCGCCCGGCTCGATCGGGTCGTCATGCATGCCGCGGCCCACCGGGATCGCCTGCTCGATCTTCGAGCGCAGCCGGGACAGGTCGCCCGGCAGGTCGCCGGCGGTCAGCGAGGTCTTCACCGCGGACATCCCGCAGCCGATGTCCACGCCGACCGCGGCCGGGCACACCGCGCCGCGCATCGCGATCACCGAGCCGACCGTGGCGCCCTTGCCGTAGTGCACGTCCGGCATCACGGCGAGGCCCTTGATCCACGGCAGCGTCGCGACGTTCCGGAGCTGGCGCAGGGCGCCGTCCTCGACCGTCGCGGGGTCGGCCCACATCCGGATCGGTACCCGCGCGCCCGGCATCTCCACGTACGACATGACTTCTTCGTCCCCCCGGACTCGGCAACAAGAAAAGACAACAAAGCGCTTAAAAGCATCAAAAAGGAAAAGCAGCGCCAAGCGCGTCGAAAGAGGACCGCGGACCGGCGTCCACGGCGGCGCGTGCGATACACATTGTCTCCAGGCCAGCCCCCGCCGCGGCAAGCGAATAACCAGCGGGGACACTGAGGCGACCATCGCGCGCATCCATCGGAGCGCAGCCGTCGGAAGGAGCCCGCCCGTGCAGCGGAAGGCGTACGTAACCGGCACCGCCGCCCTGCTCGGGGCGCTGCTCGCGGGCTGCTCCGGCGGCTCGGGCGGCGGCGGCGCGGCGGACGACGCCAACCCGGGCGACGCCGGGACCGCCGCGGCGGCGGCCCAGCCCGGCCGCTACCGCACCCTCCCCGAGCCCTGCGGCGCGGTGAGCCACGGCACCCTCGACGCGCTGCTGCCCGGCATCAAGCAGATCGCCGACCCCGACCAGCGGGACAAGGCGTACCAGGGCGAGGCCGAGCTGACCTACGACACCGACCGCAAGGTCGGCTGCCGCTGGAAGGTCCCCTCCGCCGACTCCACCGACCGCCTCTCCGTCGACCTGGAGCGCGTGGTGTCGTACGACAACACGGTCAGCGACGACGACCAGGCGCGGGAGCTGTTCGAGCAGAAGGAGTCGGCCGCCGATCTCCCCGTGGCGAGCGACACCCCGTCGGCGAGCGCGTCGAGCGGCAGCGGCGGCCCCTCCCCCTCGGGCTCCCCGTCGCCCGGCGGCTCCCCGAGCGGCACCCCCTCCGCCTCGTCCTCCCCCTCGGGCGCGACGGCCCCCGAACTCCAGCCGCGCACCCTCTCCGACCTCGGTGACGAGGCGTACCTGGACGACAAGCTGGGCTCGTCCGGCTCGACGGACGCGCAGCGGACGGTGACTGTGGTGTTCCGCACGTCCAATGTCGTCGTCACCATCCAGTACGAGGAACAGCCGATGGCCGCCGGCGCCGTGCCCGACAGCGAGGAAATGCAGGACAGGGCCCGGAATCTGGCCGCCAAGCTGGACGACGCGCTGGGCGGCTGATCCGCTTCGGGGCCCCGCGCGCGCCCGCCCGCGAAGCTCCCGAAGGGAAACCGCACAGCTCCTTCACCGCGTACGGTGGCCCCGCAGGAACCCGCACGAACACCGAGCGTCATGAGTGAAGGAACCATGCAGCGAGCCAAGCGAGACGACCGTGACCGGCTGGAACAGCGAAACAGGCGGCTGCGCCGTGCCCTTGTCTGCGCGGCGGCGGTCCCCGCGGTACTGATCACCGCGGCCTGCTCCTCGGACTCCGGCGACTCCAAGCCCAAGAGCGACGGCGCGAGCGCCACGAAGTCGGCGGGCGACAGCACGTCGCCGTCCGCCAGTTCGTCCCCGACGGTGGCGCCGGCGGCGTACAAGACGCTGCCGGACGCCTGCAAGGCGCTGTCCTCCAAGACGCTGGACGACATGGTGCCGAAGGCCGATTCCTCGGGCAAGAAGGGCGGTTCGGACGAACCGTCCTCCCGTGCCTCCTGCTCCTGGAGCAGCCTGAGCAACAACGGTGTCAAGGGCTCCCAGTTCCGCTGGCTGAACGTGTCCATGCTGCGCTTCGACTCGGACGCCACCCGCGGCTCGGGCAACACCCAGGCGCACACGTACTTCGCCAACCAGGTCAAGGACGCCCAGTCGGTGAGCGGCGCCAAGAACGCCAAGGTCGCCGCGGTGTCCGGCACCGGCGACGAGGCGACGTCCGTGCGCTACGACCTGAGCAAGAAGGAGGGCCTCTTCAAGCAGGAGACCCTCGTGGCGCGGGTCGAGAACGTCGTCGTCACCCTCGACTTCAACG is a genomic window of Streptomyces sp. WP-1 containing:
- a CDS encoding response regulator transcription factor translates to MLLAEDDRAIRHALERALTLEGYEVTAVADGVEALAQAHRTPPDVLLLDVMMPGIDGLQVCRVLRAEGDRTPILMLTALVETADRIAGLDAGADDYVVKPFDVEEVFARLRALLRRTSPVPAGPAGGDGGGRGEPQLSDRQVEAAGIRMDLQARRAWRGKRELELTRTEFELLELLVRNAGIVLDHSTIYDRIWGYDFGPGSKNLAVYVGYLRRKLDEPGAPQLIHTVRGVGYVLRED
- a CDS encoding LLM class flavin-dependent oxidoreductase; amino-acid sequence: MQFGIFTVGDVTTDPTTGRTPTERERIKAMVAIALKAEEVGLDVFATGEHHNPPFVPSSPTTMLGYLAARTENLILSTSTTLITTNDPVKIAEDFAMLQHLADGRTDLMLGRGNTGPVYPWFGKDIRRGIDLAVENYALLRRLWREDVVDWEGRFRTPLQGFTATPRPLDGVAPFVWHGSIRSPEIAEQAAYYGDGFFHNNIFWPAEHTGRMVDLYRSRYAHYGHGAPEQAIVGLGGQAFMRQNSQDAVREFRPYFDNAPVYGHGPSLEDFTEQTPLTVGSPQQVVERTLAFRETVGDYQRQLFLMDHAGLPLKTVLEQLDLLGEEVVPVLREEFAKGRPAEVPDAPTHGSLLAAKAARATKATKAGTAAKEENEKQEKQESAV
- a CDS encoding YnfA family protein, coding for MPILRSAALFVVAAIFEIGGAWLVWQGVREHRGWLWAAGGVVALGAYGFVATFQPDAHFGRILAAYGGIFVAGSILWGVVADGYRPDRWDIAGALVCLGGMALIMWAPRNGG
- a CDS encoding SDR family NAD(P)-dependent oxidoreductase, whose amino-acid sequence is MATSAPSAASRIAVVTGASSGIGASTARQLAAAGYRVVLTARRKDRIEALAEEINAAGHAATAYPLDVTDRAAVDEFATAFQTIGVLVNNAGGALGADPVATGDPADWRTMYETNVIGTLNLTQALLPKLEASGDGVVVVVSSTAGHATYEGGAGYVAAKHGAHVLAETLRLEIVGSPVRVVEIAPGMVRTEEFALTRFGGDTEKAAKVYAGVAEPLTADDVAETITWAVTRPSHVNIDLLVVRPRAQASNAKVHREL
- a CDS encoding RtcB family protein; amino-acid sequence: MSYVEMPGARVPIRMWADPATVEDGALRQLRNVATLPWIKGLAVMPDVHYGKGATVGSVIAMRGAVCPAAVGVDIGCGMSAVKTSLTAGDLPGDLSRLRSKIEQAIPVGRGMHDDPIEPGGFHGLATSGWDEFWGRFDGVAEAVRFRQGRATRQMGTLGSGNHFVEVCTDTTGAVWLMLHSGSRNIGKELAEHHIGVAQKLPHNQGLVDRDLAVFVADTPQMAAYRNDLFWAQEYARYNRTLMMALLKDVIRKEFKKARPMFEPEISCHHNYVAQERYDGMDLLVTRKGAIRAGSGDLGIIPGSMGTGSYIVKGLGNDSSFNSASHGAGRRMSRNAAKRRYTARDLEEQTRGVECRKDSGVVDEIPGAYKSIDQVIDQQRDLVEVVAKLKQVVCVKG
- a CDS encoding DUF3558 domain-containing protein; this encodes MQRKAYVTGTAALLGALLAGCSGGSGGGGAADDANPGDAGTAAAAAQPGRYRTLPEPCGAVSHGTLDALLPGIKQIADPDQRDKAYQGEAELTYDTDRKVGCRWKVPSADSTDRLSVDLERVVSYDNTVSDDDQARELFEQKESAADLPVASDTPSASASSGSGGPSPSGSPSPGGSPSGTPSASSSPSGATAPELQPRTLSDLGDEAYLDDKLGSSGSTDAQRTVTVVFRTSNVVVTIQYEEQPMAAGAVPDSEEMQDRARNLAAKLDDALGG
- a CDS encoding DUF3558 domain-containing protein; translation: MQRAKRDDRDRLEQRNRRLRRALVCAAAVPAVLITAACSSDSGDSKPKSDGASATKSAGDSTSPSASSSPTVAPAAYKTLPDACKALSSKTLDDMVPKADSSGKKGGSDEPSSRASCSWSSLSNNGVKGSQFRWLNVSMLRFDSDATRGSGNTQAHTYFANQVKDAQSVSGAKNAKVAAVSGTGDEATSVRYDLSKKEGLFKQETLVARVENVVVTLDFNGAGLAGDKTPDPDDLAKSAAKALKEAVDAVSSANSGGGSGSSSADPSTKPSGSASPSAGSKKS